One genomic window of Clostridioides sp. ES-S-0054-01 includes the following:
- a CDS encoding alanine/ornithine racemase family PLP-dependent enzyme, with protein MYPRLEIDMEKLKHNAKVISQMCHERNIKISFVTKSFCAQKEIVEAVCRDGVDYIADSRIQNLKKLQDINLPKMLIRIPMLSELEDVINYCDISFNSELGTIKKLNELCESKNIIHKIVIMFDLGDLREGYFYEEDLFNDVREIVRLKNIKIIGIATNLTCYGAIIPSRENIGRLVGIAQKMEEKFGINLEIVSGGNSSSIHLMTSNNMPEGITNLRIGESILLGRETSYGKNIGGTYQDAFKLICQVVECKEKPSVPIGEIGVDAFRNKPVYEDKGILKRAIIAIGKQDINIDSLIPIDTDIRILGASSDHMILDVSNTKHDYKLGDNVEFFLTYGGIMSSSTSEYVLKKIIV; from the coding sequence ATGTACCCTAGGTTAGAAATAGATATGGAAAAGTTAAAACATAATGCAAAAGTAATTTCGCAGATGTGTCATGAAAGAAATATTAAGATATCTTTTGTTACTAAATCATTTTGTGCACAAAAAGAAATAGTAGAAGCAGTATGTAGGGATGGAGTAGATTATATAGCAGATTCAAGAATACAAAATTTAAAAAAATTACAAGATATAAATTTACCTAAAATGTTGATTAGAATTCCCATGCTAAGTGAATTAGAAGACGTTATCAATTATTGTGATATTAGTTTTAACTCAGAACTAGGAACAATAAAGAAGTTAAATGAATTGTGTGAAAGTAAAAATATTATTCATAAGATAGTTATTATGTTTGACTTAGGAGATTTACGAGAAGGATATTTTTATGAAGAAGACCTTTTTAATGATGTAAGAGAGATAGTAAGATTAAAAAATATTAAAATAATTGGTATAGCTACAAACTTAACTTGTTATGGAGCTATTATACCATCTAGAGAAAATATAGGTAGATTAGTAGGTATAGCACAAAAAATGGAAGAGAAATTTGGAATAAATCTTGAAATCGTATCTGGGGGTAATTCAAGTTCTATACATCTAATGACAAGTAATAATATGCCAGAAGGTATTACTAATTTGAGAATAGGGGAATCTATTCTACTTGGTAGAGAAACATCATACGGTAAAAATATAGGTGGAACATATCAAGATGCATTTAAATTGATATGCCAAGTAGTTGAATGTAAAGAAAAGCCATCAGTTCCTATTGGAGAAATAGGAGTTGATGCTTTTAGAAATAAACCTGTTTATGAAGATAAGGGAATCTTAAAAAGGGCAATCATAGCTATAGGTAAACAAGATATAAATATTGACTCTTTAATTCCAATAGACACTGATATAAGAATATTAGGAGCAAGTTCAGACCACATGATATTAGATGTAAGTAACACAAAACATGATTATAAATTAGGTGACAATGTAGAATTTTTCTTAACTTATGGAGGTATCATGTCATCTAGTACGAGCGAATATGTTTTAAAAAAAATTATAGTGTAG
- a CDS encoding ornithine aminomutase subunit alpha, translating into MKKRADDFEVRRKHLQELSDEELKERFWNLATQIVEPMIDLGKKNTTPSIERSVLLRMGFSSLEVKPILEGVMERGLIGKGAGHVVYKLAKSKNITVREAGLLLVNGEYWDEVTCLFREGVESC; encoded by the coding sequence ATGAAAAAAAGAGCGGATGATTTTGAAGTTAGAAGAAAACATCTTCAAGAACTGAGTGATGAGGAGTTAAAAGAAAGGTTTTGGAATTTAGCTACTCAGATAGTAGAACCAATGATAGACCTAGGTAAAAAGAATACAACACCATCAATAGAAAGGTCTGTATTGTTAAGAATGGGATTTTCTTCTCTTGAAGTAAAACCTATTTTAGAAGGTGTTATGGAAAGAGGTCTTATAGGTAAAGGGGCAGGGCATGTAGTTTATAAGCTGGCTAAATCTAAAAATATAACAGTTAGAGAAGCAGGTTTACTATTAGTTAATGGTGAATATTGGGATGAAGTTACATGTTTATTTAGAGAAGGGGTAGAATCATGTTAA
- a CDS encoding ATP-binding domain-containing protein, with amino-acid sequence MSENKQVVNCDTIASNSKHNIYEHDTELTTFFPDEIVHLTDINNKLDDAFKKAENLVGKLDKDYMDAKMYMVKNRGEIDPHEMFQNEQALKQIDNYGAFMVKVRDKINKIKDSPYFARVDFRMKDMDDESKYYIGRFAFDYEDELIILDWRSPIASMFYDYEIGKAGYDAPIGWVDGEITRKRQFKIKNGKLEYALESSINIQDDILQKELSHTSDEKMKSIISTIQKEQNQIIRNDKADTLIIQGVAGSGKTSIALHRIAFLLYRFKDKISANNVIILSPNKVFGDYISNVLPELGEEPLCELSFENIAEVQLERIINFESDRDPLEMNDAKWAERVRFKSTLDFVKLMDSYIKQMPNKIFIPEDYTFGSFTAKSDWIQSRFEAYNKYPVKRRLEKVAEDIHYKFESDNIMEEDLPRVKSILKSLNGMLTIKNTLTLYKDFFKQMDISNMFVMAAKKTLEWADVYPFIYIHAAYEGLQEDKVIRHIVIDEMQDYTPIQYAVINLLFKCKKTILGDFGQLVNPNHTHTLDDMRQLYNDGELVTLNKSYRSTFEIINFAKKIQDISSLEPIERHGDEPALFKCNNEQDEINRIKIELEEFKKSDNATLGIILKTDSEAEAVYNSLKQEYSVNLISSESSSFTKGVSITSVKMSKGLEFDEVIVPSVNNKTYYSDYDRSLLYIACTRAMHKLKLTYTGELTQLIDM; translated from the coding sequence ATGTCTGAAAATAAACAAGTAGTAAATTGTGATACTATTGCATCCAATTCTAAACATAACATATATGAACATGATACAGAGTTAACAACTTTTTTTCCAGATGAGATTGTACATCTAACAGATATAAATAACAAGTTAGATGATGCTTTTAAGAAAGCTGAAAATCTTGTTGGCAAGCTTGATAAGGATTATATGGATGCTAAAATGTATATGGTAAAAAATCGTGGCGAAATAGACCCACATGAAATGTTTCAAAATGAGCAAGCATTAAAACAAATAGATAACTATGGAGCTTTTATGGTAAAAGTTCGAGATAAGATTAATAAAATTAAAGATTCTCCGTACTTTGCTAGAGTAGATTTTAGAATGAAAGATATGGATGATGAATCTAAGTATTATATTGGTAGATTTGCATTTGATTATGAAGATGAACTTATAATACTTGATTGGCGTTCTCCAATTGCCAGTATGTTTTATGATTATGAAATAGGAAAAGCAGGATATGATGCACCAATAGGATGGGTAGATGGAGAAATAACAAGAAAACGACAATTTAAAATTAAAAATGGAAAATTGGAATACGCATTAGAAAGTTCTATTAACATACAAGATGATATTCTTCAAAAGGAGCTTAGTCACACTTCAGACGAAAAGATGAAGTCAATTATTTCAACAATACAAAAGGAACAAAATCAAATTATAAGAAATGATAAAGCTGACACACTAATTATTCAAGGAGTTGCTGGTTCTGGGAAAACATCTATAGCATTACACAGAATTGCTTTTCTTCTTTATAGATTTAAAGATAAAATATCAGCAAACAATGTAATTATCCTATCGCCCAACAAAGTATTTGGAGATTATATTTCAAATGTTCTACCTGAACTTGGAGAAGAGCCATTATGTGAATTAAGTTTTGAAAATATAGCAGAAGTACAATTAGAGAGAATTATTAATTTTGAAAGTGATAGAGACCCGTTAGAAATGAATGATGCTAAATGGGCTGAAAGAGTGCGTTTTAAATCTACACTTGATTTTGTAAAACTTATGGATAGTTATATAAAGCAAATGCCAAATAAAATTTTTATTCCAGAAGACTACACTTTTGGAAGTTTCACAGCCAAAAGTGATTGGATACAGAGTAGATTTGAGGCATATAATAAATATCCAGTTAAGAGAAGATTAGAGAAGGTAGCTGAAGATATTCATTATAAATTTGAATCAGATAATATTATGGAAGAGGATTTACCAAGGGTAAAAAGTATACTTAAAAGTTTAAATGGAATGTTGACAATAAAAAATACTCTTACATTGTATAAGGATTTCTTTAAACAAATGGATATATCAAACATGTTTGTGATGGCAGCAAAGAAAACCCTTGAATGGGCAGATGTATATCCATTTATATACATTCATGCTGCATATGAGGGGCTACAAGAAGATAAGGTTATAAGACATATTGTTATTGATGAGATGCAGGATTATACTCCTATTCAATATGCTGTAATAAACTTACTTTTTAAGTGTAAAAAGACTATTCTTGGAGACTTTGGACAATTAGTTAATCCTAATCATACTCATACGCTAGATGATATGAGGCAGCTATATAATGACGGAGAATTAGTTACGTTGAATAAAAGTTATCGTTCTACTTTTGAGATTATTAACTTTGCAAAAAAAATTCAAGATATATCTTCATTAGAGCCTATTGAACGACATGGTGATGAACCAGCTTTATTTAAGTGTAATAATGAACAGGATGAAATAAATAGGATAAAAATAGAACTTGAAGAATTTAAAAAGAGTGATAATGCTACTCTTGGAATTATATTAAAGACAGATAGTGAGGCTGAAGCTGTATATAATTCTTTAAAACAAGAATATAGTGTTAACTTAATATCTTCTGAAAGTTCTAGCTTTACAAAAGGAGTGTCCATAACTTCTGTTAAAATGTCAAAAGGTCTAGAGTTTGATGAGGTTATTGTACCTTCAGTAAATAATAAAACATATTATAGTGATTATGACCGTAGTTTGTTGTATATTGCTTGTACACGAGCTATGCACAAACTTAAGTTGACATATACTGGTGAATTGACTCAGCTTATAGATATGTAG
- a CDS encoding cobalamin-dependent protein (Presence of a B(12) (cobalamin)-binding domain implies dependence on cobalamin itself, in one of its several forms, or in some unusual lineages, dependence on a cobalamin-like analog.) — protein MLKENKKLDIDYILKDLDKYKPKRRGWVWREHLENLEMGPFEYKDCTKPLKDSVGLPSSKYFNNIDPQPSPVITTEIASGRFEDDIRRMRMAAHHGADHLMVIRTAGQSHFDGLIEGTPQGIGGVPITRKQVRAQRKALDFIEEEVGRPINYHSYVSGVAGPEVAVMFAEEGVNGAHQDPQYNVLYRNINMVRSFVDACEAKKIMAFANIAQIDGAHNANATAREAWKVMPELMVQHALNSIFSEKIGIDKSNICLSTVPPTAPPAPCLRIDLPYAVALRELFSDYKMRAQMNTKYMESSTREATVTHVLNLLTSVLTRADIQSTITPDEGRNVPWHIYNIEACDTAKQALVGMDGLMDMIELKDVGELRDKARELKERAVLYMEEIFEVGGYFESVEQGFFVDSGNYPERNGDGISRKIKGGVGEGTVYEREEDYLAPVTAHFGYNNVAQYDENAIDNPSMLIDGCTFENPDKIIYIDELDDFDNVENRLKESDEYRNGTKIKPEMEWCADGIVMITMMLPTDKRTAEFAALEFAKKMNLQEIEVISREVMHESEGTRIEVKGRVPFDIDLNNLVIPEEPKVLTDEEIRADIEEKPMKIVSATVGEDEHSVGLREIIDIKHGGIEKYGIECHYLGTSVPVEKLVDAAIELNADAILASTIISHDDIHYKNMKKLHDYCVEKGIRDKVMIACGGTQVTPEIAVEQGIDAGFGRNSKGIHVATFLVEKRREMNNK, from the coding sequence ATGTTAAAGGAAAATAAAAAATTGGATATAGACTATATATTAAAAGATTTGGATAAATATAAACCAAAAAGAAGAGGTTGGGTTTGGAGAGAGCATTTGGAAAATCTTGAAATGGGACCTTTTGAATATAAAGACTGTACAAAACCTTTAAAAGACAGTGTGGGGCTACCATCATCTAAGTACTTCAATAATATAGACCCTCAACCGAGCCCAGTTATTACTACTGAAATAGCTTCTGGTAGATTTGAAGATGATATAAGAAGAATGAGGATGGCAGCTCATCATGGTGCTGACCATTTAATGGTTATTAGAACTGCTGGACAATCACATTTTGACGGACTTATAGAAGGCACTCCTCAAGGTATAGGTGGAGTTCCAATAACAAGAAAGCAAGTAAGAGCTCAGAGAAAAGCTCTTGATTTTATAGAAGAAGAAGTTGGTAGACCTATTAATTACCATTCATATGTAAGTGGTGTTGCTGGTCCTGAAGTAGCAGTAATGTTTGCTGAAGAAGGGGTTAATGGAGCACACCAAGACCCACAATACAATGTTCTATATAGAAATATAAACATGGTAAGGTCTTTTGTAGATGCTTGTGAAGCTAAGAAAATAATGGCTTTTGCCAATATAGCTCAAATAGACGGAGCACATAATGCTAATGCTACTGCTAGAGAAGCATGGAAGGTAATGCCTGAACTTATGGTTCAACACGCTTTAAACTCTATATTCTCAGAAAAAATAGGAATAGATAAAAGCAATATATGCCTATCAACAGTTCCGCCAACAGCACCTCCAGCACCATGTTTAAGAATAGACTTACCTTATGCTGTTGCACTTAGAGAATTATTTAGCGATTATAAGATGAGAGCTCAAATGAATACTAAATATATGGAATCATCAACTAGAGAAGCAACAGTTACTCATGTATTAAATTTATTGACATCAGTATTAACTAGAGCTGACATACAATCAACTATAACACCTGATGAAGGTAGAAATGTACCTTGGCATATATACAACATAGAAGCATGTGATACAGCAAAGCAAGCTTTAGTTGGTATGGATGGTCTTATGGATATGATAGAACTTAAAGATGTCGGTGAATTAAGAGACAAAGCAAGAGAACTTAAAGAAAGAGCTGTATTATATATGGAAGAAATATTTGAAGTTGGTGGATATTTTGAATCTGTAGAACAAGGATTTTTTGTTGATTCTGGAAATTATCCAGAAAGAAATGGTGATGGAATATCTAGAAAAATAAAGGGAGGAGTTGGTGAAGGCACTGTTTATGAAAGAGAAGAAGATTATTTAGCACCTGTAACTGCTCACTTTGGATACAATAATGTAGCTCAATACGATGAAAATGCTATAGATAATCCATCAATGTTAATAGATGGATGCACATTTGAAAATCCAGACAAAATAATATATATCGATGAGCTTGACGATTTTGATAATGTGGAAAATAGACTAAAAGAATCAGATGAATATAGAAATGGAACTAAAATTAAGCCTGAAATGGAATGGTGTGCAGATGGAATTGTAATGATAACAATGATGCTTCCTACTGATAAAAGAACAGCTGAGTTTGCAGCTCTGGAATTTGCAAAAAAAATGAACTTACAAGAAATTGAGGTTATAAGTAGAGAAGTTATGCATGAGTCTGAAGGGACTAGGATAGAAGTAAAAGGAAGAGTTCCATTTGATATAGATTTAAACAATTTAGTAATACCAGAAGAACCTAAAGTACTAACTGATGAAGAAATAAGAGCAGATATAGAAGAAAAACCTATGAAAATAGTTTCAGCTACAGTTGGAGAAGACGAACATTCAGTTGGTTTAAGGGAAATCATAGATATAAAACATGGTGGTATTGAAAAATATGGTATAGAATGCCATTATCTAGGGACTTCTGTACCTGTAGAAAAATTGGTAGATGCAGCGATTGAACTAAATGCAGATGCAATACTCGCATCTACAATAATAAGTCATGATGATATTCACTATAAAAACATGAAGAAATTGCACGATTATTGTGTAGAAAAAGGTATAAGAGATAAAGTAATGATTGCATGTGGAGGAACACAAGTAACACCTGAAATAGCCGTTGAACAAGGAATAGATGCTGGGTTTGGAAGAAACAGCAAAGGTATACATGTAGCTACTTTCTTAGTTGAAAAAAGAAGAGAAATGAATAATAAATAA
- a CDS encoding ABC transporter ATP-binding protein produces MEILKCENLTKIYGSNQTRVTALNNVNLSVQKGDFVSIVGASGSGKSTLLHMLGGVDRPTSGKIYIEDTEISSLKEEALAVFRRRKVGLIYQFYNLIPTLDVRKNILLPMLLDKRKVDEDRFSEIVSILGLSDRLNHLPSQLSGGQQQRVSIARSLIYRPAILLADEPTGNLDRKNSEEIVDLLNLSNKRFNQTILLITHDEKIALEANRIVTMEDGVIVSEKVVKK; encoded by the coding sequence ATGGAAATACTAAAATGTGAAAATCTCACAAAAATATATGGTTCAAATCAAACCAGAGTGACAGCTCTTAATAATGTAAATTTATCAGTTCAAAAAGGTGATTTTGTATCCATTGTAGGAGCATCTGGTTCTGGTAAATCTACATTACTGCATATGCTTGGGGGAGTAGATAGACCTACATCTGGAAAGATTTATATTGAAGATACAGAAATATCAAGTTTAAAAGAAGAAGCTCTTGCAGTTTTTAGACGTAGAAAAGTAGGTCTTATTTATCAATTTTATAATCTTATACCTACTCTTGATGTTAGAAAAAATATATTATTACCCATGTTACTTGATAAAAGAAAGGTGGATGAGGATAGATTCTCTGAGATTGTATCTATATTGGGATTATCTGATAGATTAAATCATCTTCCAAGTCAACTTTCAGGTGGGCAACAACAAAGGGTATCTATAGCTAGAAGTTTAATCTATAGACCAGCTATTTTATTAGCAGATGAACCAACTGGTAATCTCGATAGAAAAAATTCAGAAGAAATTGTAGATTTGCTAAACTTATCAAATAAACGATTTAATCAGACGATACTTCTTATTACTCATGATGAGAAAATAGCACTAGAGGCAAATCGCATTGTAACTATGGAAGATGGAGTGATTGTCTCTGAAAAGGTGGTGAAGAAATGA
- the nhaC gene encoding Na+/H+ antiporter NhaC, with the protein MKERECRKANLFDAMIPITFLILFLSLGVLVYGSSPHVPLIGAAAVAGLVAVYRLGFKWKELELSMFNSIKMAMQAILIIIIIGVLIGTWIVSGVVPCMIYWGLKILSPNVFLVASTLVCAIVSLATGSSWSTMGTVGVALLGIGQSLGMPVGLIVGSIISGAYFGDKLSPLSETTNLAPAMAGTDLFTHIKYMLYSTIPSLLICLVIYGIIGMKYSGQALDIKQIELIRSTLNSTFNTLSPVLLLAPAIVIGLVVFKVPAIPGLIVGVVLGVLFAVVFQGESMNMILDAAQNGYVSSTQIEEVDALLSKGGIANMMSTVSLTICALSLGGILEKTGMLEVVASSLLRLAKGVFGTVLCTMVTCTITNIIAGEQYLSIVIPGRMYNKEYKKRGIHPKMLSRALEDSGTLTSPLVPWNTCGAYITATLGVSALTYGPYALLNIINPIVSLVLIACKFKIARIEDEPETCLNSEI; encoded by the coding sequence ATGAAAGAGCGAGAATGTAGGAAAGCAAATCTATTTGATGCAATGATACCAATTACTTTTCTGATATTATTTTTAAGTCTAGGAGTATTAGTGTATGGTTCATCACCTCATGTACCACTAATAGGAGCTGCAGCAGTAGCAGGGCTTGTAGCTGTATATAGACTTGGGTTTAAATGGAAAGAGTTAGAATTAAGTATGTTTAATAGTATAAAGATGGCGATGCAAGCAATCTTAATCATAATTATAATAGGTGTACTTATAGGGACTTGGATAGTAAGTGGAGTAGTTCCATGTATGATTTACTGGGGACTAAAAATTTTATCACCAAATGTTTTTTTAGTGGCATCAACACTAGTCTGTGCAATAGTATCTCTTGCGACAGGTTCATCTTGGAGCACAATGGGTACAGTAGGAGTAGCTCTTTTAGGAATTGGTCAAAGTTTAGGTATGCCAGTTGGATTAATAGTAGGTTCTATCATATCTGGAGCTTACTTTGGAGATAAACTATCACCTTTATCTGAAACGACTAACTTAGCTCCAGCAATGGCAGGAACAGATTTGTTTACACATATAAAATATATGCTATATTCAACTATACCATCATTATTAATTTGTTTAGTAATTTATGGTATAATCGGAATGAAGTATTCAGGTCAAGCACTAGATATAAAACAGATAGAACTAATTAGGTCTACATTAAATTCTACATTTAATACTTTATCGCCAGTATTATTATTAGCTCCGGCAATAGTAATTGGATTGGTTGTATTTAAAGTTCCTGCTATACCAGGGCTTATAGTGGGTGTTGTATTAGGAGTATTGTTTGCAGTAGTTTTTCAAGGAGAATCTATGAATATGATATTAGACGCAGCACAAAATGGATATGTTTCATCAACACAAATAGAAGAGGTAGATGCTTTATTATCTAAAGGCGGGATTGCGAATATGATGTCCACTGTATCTTTAACAATATGTGCTCTATCTCTCGGAGGTATTTTGGAAAAAACAGGTATGCTTGAAGTCGTAGCGTCTTCTTTACTAAGATTAGCAAAGGGTGTATTTGGAACAGTATTATGTACAATGGTAACTTGTACAATTACTAACATAATAGCAGGTGAACAATACTTATCTATAGTTATACCAGGAAGAATGTATAATAAGGAGTATAAAAAGAGAGGTATACATCCTAAGATGTTGTCAAGAGCTTTAGAAGATAGTGGAACTTTAACTTCTCCACTAGTACCATGGAATACCTGTGGAGCGTATATAACAGCAACATTAGGTGTATCTGCATTAACATATGGTCCATATGCTTTATTAAATATTATAAATCCAATAGTATCTCTAGTATTAATTGCATGTAAGTTTAAAATAGCAAGAATAGAAGATGAACCTGAAACTTGTTTAAATTCTGAAATTTGA
- a CDS encoding glutamate mutase L, producing the protein MENKKVSLKIDVLVAEIGSTTTVVNAFHDIDTNNPVFLGQGQAPTTVFEGGDVRNGLSGAIKDLANKLSVDDIEYNDMFATSSAAGGLKMTVHGLVYDMTVKAAKEAALGAGAVIRQVTSGRIKRTDLNKIKEINPNIILIAGGVDYGERDTAIYNAEMIASMNLGIPVIYAGNIENKEEIRLIFEDTNYKLYITENVYPKIDLLNIEPTRKIIQGVFEEHITTAPGMKYIKEMVNENITPTPGAVMEASKLLYKNIGDLLTLDVGGATTDVHSVTDGSDYINKILVNPEPTAKRSVEGDLGVYVNMKNIVEVIGKENLQSELSIDIDSIIDNYPPIPKSIEEILFVERLTKEAVIKAMLRHSGKIRNIYGTTGKIKIAEGKDLTEVRYIVGTGGALTRLPSRIEILDNMLKYNKNNELLFPKEKTKILIDNDYIMASMGALSKKYEEASLKLLLKSLNFEEERLCTLG; encoded by the coding sequence ATGGAAAATAAAAAAGTTTCTTTAAAAATAGATGTGTTGGTAGCTGAAATAGGAAGTACTACTACTGTGGTAAACGCTTTCCACGATATTGATACTAATAATCCTGTATTTTTGGGTCAAGGTCAAGCTCCAACAACAGTGTTTGAAGGTGGCGATGTAAGAAATGGCTTGTCAGGTGCTATTAAGGATTTAGCTAATAAATTATCTGTAGATGATATAGAGTATAATGATATGTTTGCAACTTCTAGTGCAGCTGGTGGATTAAAAATGACTGTTCATGGATTAGTATATGATATGACAGTAAAAGCAGCTAAAGAAGCTGCTCTAGGGGCTGGAGCTGTTATTCGTCAAGTAACATCAGGTAGAATTAAAAGAACTGATTTAAATAAAATAAAAGAAATAAACCCAAACATAATTTTAATAGCTGGAGGAGTCGATTACGGAGAAAGAGATACAGCTATTTATAATGCAGAAATGATAGCTTCTATGAATCTAGGTATACCAGTTATATATGCTGGAAATATTGAAAATAAAGAGGAAATAAGATTAATATTTGAAGATACAAACTATAAACTTTATATAACTGAAAATGTATACCCTAAAATAGATTTATTGAATATAGAACCTACAAGAAAAATTATTCAAGGTGTATTTGAAGAACACATAACTACAGCACCAGGAATGAAGTATATTAAAGAAATGGTTAATGAAAATATTACTCCAACTCCGGGAGCTGTAATGGAAGCTTCTAAACTCTTATATAAAAATATTGGAGATTTATTAACTCTAGATGTAGGTGGAGCAACTACGGATGTACATTCTGTTACGGATGGAAGTGACTATATTAATAAAATTTTAGTTAATCCTGAACCTACAGCAAAGAGAAGTGTTGAGGGGGATTTAGGTGTATATGTAAATATGAAAAATATAGTAGAAGTTATAGGTAAAGAAAATTTACAAAGTGAATTATCTATAGATATTGATTCCATAATAGATAATTATCCACCAATACCAAAATCAATAGAAGAAATATTATTTGTCGAGAGATTGACAAAAGAAGCTGTTATTAAAGCTATGTTGAGACACTCGGGAAAAATAAGAAATATCTATGGAACAACTGGAAAAATCAAAATTGCAGAAGGAAAAGATTTAACAGAAGTAAGATATATAGTTGGTACAGGGGGAGCACTTACTAGGCTCCCTAGTAGAATTGAAATATTAGATAATATGCTTAAATACAATAAAAATAATGAATTGCTATTTCCAAAGGAAAAAACAAAAATATTGATAGATAATGACTATATTATGGCATCCATGGGTGCTTTATCTAAAAAATATGAAGAAGCATCTCTTAAGCTCCTGCTAAAAAGTTTGAACTTCGAGGAGGAAAGATTATGTACCCTAGGTTAG
- a CDS encoding VOC family protein: MKIYDILTRFYIQDIEKAIPFYENLLKEKCSLRFSYKEVGLELAQIGNVLLLSGSDDSLKPFIETKSTFMVDSVNEWRSYLLKNGAVVVRDKKKVPTGYNMTVKHPDGTIVEYVQHTKQD, translated from the coding sequence ATGAAGATATATGATATATTAACACGTTTTTATATTCAAGATATAGAAAAAGCAATACCATTTTATGAGAATCTTTTAAAAGAAAAATGTTCTTTGCGTTTCTCTTATAAAGAAGTTGGATTAGAATTAGCACAAATAGGAAATGTCTTACTATTATCTGGTTCTGATGATTCTCTCAAACCATTTATAGAAACTAAGTCTACTTTTATGGTTGATTCTGTTAATGAATGGAGAAGTTATCTATTAAAGAATGGAGCAGTTGTGGTAAGAGATAAGAAAAAAGTTCCTACAGGATATAATATGACAGTAAAACATCCAGATGGCACAATTGTAGAATACGTTCAACATACAAAACAAGATTAG
- a CDS encoding helix-turn-helix transcriptional regulator, protein MSYKVINVITAIDYIEEHLSEKLDLDIVANAVHYSKYHLHRTFTSSVGLTMHDYIKRRKLTEAAKLLVFSKKPIIEIALIAGYESQQAFTSIFKAMYKKSPNKYRKEQEFYPLQLRFVLKKDNLFSKNVLELEKEIKLANMSDIPLWMNLVRLVIDGFPNLQEEEYIYKLEQYILEERALILKFNNIAIANMVFNRETRSIDFFGIHPQYRNSDIAQVFLKKVIEDFLIDTDISITTFREGDKADTGHRDMIKKLGFAEAELLVEFGYPTQKFILPYVEETDNGKD, encoded by the coding sequence ATGTCTTATAAAGTAATTAATGTCATAACTGCTATTGACTATATAGAGGAGCATTTATCAGAGAAGTTGGATTTAGATATAGTTGCTAATGCTGTTCATTATTCAAAATATCACCTACATAGAACTTTCACATCTTCTGTTGGCTTGACAATGCACGATTACATAAAACGAAGAAAATTAACAGAAGCAGCAAAACTATTGGTATTTTCGAAGAAACCAATCATTGAAATTGCATTGATAGCTGGATATGAAAGTCAACAGGCATTCACTTCTATATTTAAGGCTATGTATAAAAAATCTCCAAATAAATATCGAAAAGAACAAGAATTTTATCCTTTGCAGCTAAGATTTGTTTTGAAAAAAGATAACTTATTTTCAAAAAATGTACTAGAGTTGGAAAAAGAAATTAAACTTGCAAATATGTCTGATATACCATTATGGATGAATTTAGTGAGATTAGTAATAGATGGATTTCCAAATTTGCAGGAAGAAGAATATATATATAAGTTGGAACAGTATATTTTAGAAGAAAGAGCTTTGATATTAAAATTTAATAATATTGCTATTGCAAATATGGTGTTTAATAGAGAAACTAGAAGTATTGATTTTTTTGGAATACATCCACAGTATCGTAATTCAGATATTGCACAAGTGTTCTTAAAGAAAGTTATTGAAGATTTTTTGATAGATACAGACATCTCAATTACTACTTTTCGAGAGGGTGATAAAGCTGATACAGGACATAGAGATATGATAAAGAAGTTGGGATTTGCAGAAGCAGAATTGCTTGTAGAATTTGGATATCCTACTCAAAAGTTTATCCTTCCTTATGTAGAAGAAACGGATAATGGAAAAGATTAA